The Methylophilus sp. TWE2 region TTAAAGTCCCAATGGTGACGTGAAAGCCGTGGAACCCTGTCAGCATGAAGAATGTGGCACCATACGCACCAGACTTCAGCGTCAAGCCCATTTCTGTATAGGCATGATGGTACTCAGCGGCTTGGCAGCACAGAAAAGTGATCCCCAGTGCAATTGTCAGGAAAAGTCCAACAACCAACTGTTTGCGATTGTTTTTGATTAGCCCCCAGTGCGCCCAGGTAATCGTCGCACCCGAACTCAGTAACAACAAAGTGTTGATCAGTGGCAAACCACTCCAACTCATTGGATGAAAGGAAGGGTTGGGCTTATAGGACTCACCAAGCACCGTTCCACCAGGGCCTTGTGATGGCCAAGTACTCAGGAAATCTTTATAAGGTGTAATATCCGGCGCATAAGAAGCCAGATCGGGCACTGACAACACCCGCATGTAGAACAGCGCACCAAAGAAAGCGGCAAAGAAGGCCACTTCTGAACAGATGAATACAATCATGCCGATGCGGAAAGACTTGTCTTCCCATTTTTTGTACTGGCCAGTGACGCTTTCAGTGACCACAGCGCTCAACCACTTGAACATCATGACCAATATAATCGCCAGACCAATATACATCATGTATTTGCCTGGTGTGGCCAGGTAAGACAGCGCCGGGTTCTTGATAGAACCATCCATGCGTGTATCAGCCCCCGTGACATTGAAAACAAAACCACTGGCCATAGACAGCAGACCGACGGAAATCAGCGCCGGGTAAATGCTGCCATGTGGGACAAAATAGTGATTTCCTGAATGACTAGCCATGCATTAACTCCCTATCCTTTAATTGTGTTGCTCATTTATTTATTGCTGACTTGCCGGAAAAAACGAATACGACAATGTCATTTCTTGTACATCCTCAGGCAATTCGGCACTGACAAAGAATCGCAGTGGCAATGCCTTCACTTCCCCAGGTTTGAGTGATTGCCTGACAAAGCAGAAACACTCAATCTTTTTCAAATGCGCTGACGCCTTGCCAGGTGTCACACTTGGAATCGCCTGTCCTGCCAATTCCACATTCGTAATATTCTTGGCCTCAAACATTACTGTCGTGACCTGACCCGGATGCACCACCACACTGCTTTGTTTGGGGTAAAAATTCCACCCCAGACCAGGCATCACTGAAGACACAAACTGCACCGTGACTTCACGTTTCAAATCCACCACCGCTTTCGCAGCACTCTCGGCACTGTTTTTTGTTTTGCCATTCAGCCCGGTCACCGAACAAATCACGTCATACAATGGCACCAGAGCAAAGGCAAATAACAACGCGCCGACGATGATCCACACCAACTTCAACGCCAATTTTTTATTGGCGGCTACCTGATCCTGTTTTAATGCCATAACGCTGTTAGAAACCGGTTTACTTCCAAATGGTAAACATGGAAATCAGGTACCAGAGTATTGCCACCACGGCTAACAGCCATGCAATTTTCCTGTTGTTGGACTGCTTATTACTCAAAATACTTCCACCTCAAAACAAAGCCAATCAACCACAGAGACTGGATTGACTGGCTTTTTAGCATTTACTTAACCACCGGCTGTTCGGTAAAACTGTGGTAAGGCGGTGGCGAAGGCAATGTCCACTCCAACCCTTCAGCACCTTCCCAAACTCTGTCTGTGGCCTTTTTGCCACCTTTCACACAGCTGATAATAATGTACACAAACAGCAACTGAGACAGGCCAAGTACGAATGCACCTATTGTAGAAATCATATTGAATTCTGCGAATTGCAATGCATAGTCCGGAATCCGGCGAGGCATCCCAGCCAACCCGACGAAGAACTGTGGGATGAAAGTCACATTGAATGAAATGGCTGTTAACCAGAAGTGCAATTTACCCAGCTTCTCGTTGTACATATGGCCCGTCATTTTTGGCAGCCAGTAATAGACGCCCGCCATAATACCCATGATGCCACCAGCAAACAGGGTGTAGTGAAAGTGTGCTACCACGAAGTAGCTATTGTGGTACTGCGCATCCGCAGCCACATCAGCCAGCACCAGACCCGTCAGGCCACCAACACCAAACAGAATAATCCAGCCAACGGTAAACAGCATGGGTGTTTCAAAGCTCATGGAGCCTTTCCACATCGTGCGTATCCAGCAGTAAAACAACACGGCCAATGGCAGTGAAATCGCCATGGTGCTATACATAAAGTAGAGCAAAGCAGGCACTGGCATACCGGCAGTAAAGAAGTGGTGCGCCCATACTACGACAGCCAGCGCGCCAATCGCCCACAAGGAATACACTTGTGCCTTGTAGCCATACATGGGTTTGCGGCTGAATGTTTGCAGAATTTGTGGGATAAAGCCCCAGACCGGCAGCAGCAAGATATACACTTCCGGGTGACCGAAGAACCAGAACAGATGCTGGAACATGATAGGGTCACCACCACCGGCAGCGTCAAAGAAGTGTGTACCAAAGTGACGGTCTGTCAGCAACATGGTCACTGCTCCTGCCAGTACAGGAATTGTTGCAATCAGCAGGAAAGCCGTAATCAGCCAACCCCAGGCAAACATAGGCATTTTCATTAAAGTCATGCCAGGCGCGCGCATGTTGTAAATGGTCACAATGATGTTAATCGAACCCAGTACAGATGAAATACCGAGCAAGTGCACCGCAAAAATAGCGAAGTCGACGCCAATGCCGCCTTGCACCGACAGTGGCGGATAGAACGTCCAGCCTGTCGCCAGCGCACCATCACCCACGCCAAACAAAGCCAGGGTAAATGGCAGTGTCAGCAGGATGGCTGAAGGTGGCAAAATCCAGAAACCCCAGTTATTCAATCGTGGCAAGGCCATGTCCGGCGCGCCGATCTGCAATGGCAGCATCCAGTTGGCAAACCCGGTCGCTGCTGGCATCAGTGCTGCAAAGATCATGATCAATGCATGCACACCAATTAGCTGGTTGAAAAATTCCGGATTCATTAACTGTAAGCCCGGTTTGAATAATTCGGCACGAATGCCAAGAATCATGGAGCCACCTACCAGAAACATGATAAGTGAGAATGTCAGATACATGGTCCCGATATCTTTATGGTTGGTGGTGGTTAACCAACGCATAATCCCGGTTGGGTGATCGTGATGCTCATCATGATGTGCTACGGTTGTAGTACTCATAGTGCTCTCCTAAAATCGCTCAAATATTTATTCGCGTGCAGCTTTGACTTGTGCGGGCTGCACCACTGCATCCACTGCGGCGGTATTACCAAGCGCATTACGCTCGTAGGTAATCACTGCGGCAATTTCCGTATCATTTAGTGTCGCTTTCCAGGCCGGCATCACGCCTTTACCATTCAGCACACGATCCATGTGACTGTCTTTCTGGTATTTACCATCTGCGCCAAAAATCGGGCCAGTAGCA contains the following coding sequences:
- a CDS encoding cytochrome c oxidase subunit 3 — protein: MASHSGNHYFVPHGSIYPALISVGLLSMASGFVFNVTGADTRMDGSIKNPALSYLATPGKYMMYIGLAIILVMMFKWLSAVVTESVTGQYKKWEDKSFRIGMIVFICSEVAFFAAFFGALFYMRVLSVPDLASYAPDITPYKDFLSTWPSQGPGGTVLGESYKPNPSFHPMSWSGLPLINTLLLLSSGATITWAHWGLIKNNRKQLVVGLFLTIALGITFLCCQAAEYHHAYTEMGLTLKSGAYGATFFMLTGFHGFHVTIGTLMLIVIWLRSIKGHFTPEHHFGFEGVAWYWHFVDVVWLGLYIFVYML
- a CDS encoding cytochrome c oxidase assembly protein, translating into MALKQDQVAANKKLALKLVWIIVGALLFAFALVPLYDVICSVTGLNGKTKNSAESAAKAVVDLKREVTVQFVSSVMPGLGWNFYPKQSSVVVHPGQVTTVMFEAKNITNVELAGQAIPSVTPGKASAHLKKIECFCFVRQSLKPGEVKALPLRFFVSAELPEDVQEMTLSYSFFPASQQ
- the ctaD gene encoding cytochrome c oxidase subunit I encodes the protein MSTTTVAHHDEHHDHPTGIMRWLTTTNHKDIGTMYLTFSLIMFLVGGSMILGIRAELFKPGLQLMNPEFFNQLIGVHALIMIFAALMPAATGFANWMLPLQIGAPDMALPRLNNWGFWILPPSAILLTLPFTLALFGVGDGALATGWTFYPPLSVQGGIGVDFAIFAVHLLGISSVLGSINIIVTIYNMRAPGMTLMKMPMFAWGWLITAFLLIATIPVLAGAVTMLLTDRHFGTHFFDAAGGGDPIMFQHLFWFFGHPEVYILLLPVWGFIPQILQTFSRKPMYGYKAQVYSLWAIGALAVVVWAHHFFTAGMPVPALLYFMYSTMAISLPLAVLFYCWIRTMWKGSMSFETPMLFTVGWIILFGVGGLTGLVLADVAADAQYHNSYFVVAHFHYTLFAGGIMGIMAGVYYWLPKMTGHMYNEKLGKLHFWLTAISFNVTFIPQFFVGLAGMPRRIPDYALQFAEFNMISTIGAFVLGLSQLLFVYIIISCVKGGKKATDRVWEGAEGLEWTLPSPPPYHSFTEQPVVK